Sequence from the Helianthus annuus cultivar XRQ/B chromosome 13, HanXRQr2.0-SUNRISE, whole genome shotgun sequence genome:
ATACCCAATCTCGCCCGTTCGCGGGTCTCTTCGGTACCGTTCTTCTTGCTCATTGTTCGCTAAATTGCCCCAAACGGATTATTGGGGTCCACGCGTTTTGATTGTTGAGAAGCATTGCGTGAGTACGATAGAATGTATAAAATTTATGGAGAATAGATGGTAGAAATGGTATGGTTTGAGTAAAAATATagtgttaaaatttaaaaatacaagttaatatcttttttttaatataaaaatattgTTGCCAAATGGTATTGTATATGGGGACCACCAAAATAGAGTTGTTGGCACGCTTGTTACTGGGCTAGCGATTAATCTATGGCCCCCCTTTGACGGACGGGAAAGGGGGAGGGGCGCTATAGGGCGCCATCAATGGTGACATGGCCAGAGGCGGTATCCACACCCTCTGGTCTAGTTGtaaccgaagtcatcggttaatTTTTCGGTTTCTGGAATAACCATATCAAACTAAGGTTAAAAATATTCCAGGGTTGTAGTTTTTCAAGCAGTTAAAAATTTGCAAGGTCATTGTTTGTTATATGTATGTTTGGATCTTCATAACTCATCATTCGATACTTACATATATGTCTATCGATAGGGTGGTAGTTTCTAAAGCAACATATGTCTCACATGAATAGTATCTAAACCAGTTATAAGTGATCGATGTTGTGATTTTAAAGACCTCCTATAGTGTTTCCGGATCACCACCCTTACTAACCAACCTTTTATACATTCCTTGTATGTTCATAGTCATACGAGTTGGTTTAAATTAGTTTATTTGGATAATACTCAATTGGAATAAATTATCGGATGCTTCTTGGACAAACATACTTCACAAGAGTTGTATTGCCATGATCATGGAAAAATGAATAACATGAAAGAGATGATCGATGATGATACACGAAATAAAGCAGCCGTGTATCACCTAGCTTTAAGGAGGGATGAGCGTGGTACCGGTACCGTACTGAACCGGTACCGATACTGAAAATACCGATACCCAAATTCGCCAAAACTGGGTACCGGTGTCGGTACGGGAccagtacggtaccggtatttgaagaTAAAAATCAGTCttttaccggtaccgtaccgaactGGTACCGATACCGATAATAACGATATCGAAAATGTCAAAAATGACTTACTTTAAGTATGTATCAATGATAGTTAGGTTTACACACATGTAGTGGATAAAACATGTCCGGTTATAGATGTGAAATTTGTTACAAAATAACTATTAGGTATAAGCCAACACACAAATAAaaatcattttcacaaaatttcTTATTATATGATCCGAAAATAACCTTTTTAGGCCAAATCGTATAAGGAAAAAAAATTGCTTCAAATTCAGAAAGTAAAACTCGGATTGTTTACTCTTTTTTTGCTTCAAAACTACTTTTAGGAATAAAAGTTTTACCTTTTTGGATTTGAAAAAAAACACAGTTTTACACATGCAAAAATGAAAAATGTGAATCTTTGACAGTTATTTGATTTCAAACAACTTCAACTTGATCTCTTAACAACTGTATCATTGCCGTCATTGACTTTCAAAAAAGCTTAGATACAACTTGTGGAATCTACAGTAAACAAAACATGTGCTAGTGTACAAAATTCAAGTACCAAGTTGCTTGTAATGAGATTAAAgaaaaagataaattaataatCACTACAAACGGGTAACCCGACCCGACCCGCAATCACATTTTAGAGAAGGCATAATATATTCCCAAAGAAAATGAAAGCACACGAGTATGGAAGGAGGGCATGTTTCCTTTTCAAACTTTATCTTAcaattcaattcaattcaattcCACACATTTTAGGACAATAACAGAAGCAGAAACCACAAAGAAAAGGAGCCCTTCTTCATATCTCTATCTCACCTTTGGGGGTCAAGCAGCATTGTTAGCCCATGGCATACTTCTGAGTCCAGCTTCTCGCAGTCGTCTCGTACTTGTTCCGGTCCGTTTTGTACATGTGCGCAATCTCCGGCACCAAAGGGTCATCTGGGTTCGGGTCCGTCAACAAGGAGCATATTGACAGCAACACCTACATATCATGTATGCAATAACAAATCATCACTACATATGAAACAATTGCGAAGCCATTAAATTATTTGCGTAGGTGGCAAAACGGACGGGTGCTGTTATCGGTCAAAGATGGTAGAAATTTAAAAAGGGTCAAAAAGGTTCAGGCCGGATTGTGTCTACCCACTAACTTTTCATTCTATATTTTTGTAAGTCTGAGTATATATCTCTTGTTACGGTAATAATCTAAATATCTAACTTAACTTGAGTAGTAAGCACAAACCTTGGAGATGGTAAGAGCTGGGCTCCATTGTTCTTTAAGAATGTCAAGACATATGCTGCCATTGCTATTGATATTCGGGTGGAAAACTTTCGTCTTGAAAGCTACCTAAAGAAGTTGACCACAAATGCATATTAAGCAACAAATGGAAACTATGTATGAATCATAACCGGAATATGATACAGTGTCACCTTACTTGATGCATAGAGGCGAAACCAAATTATTAGCCATTCTATCTACTATTATGCCTTTGAAGTGTAGTTTAATCATGAACACCAATGAAGAAAGTTAATGCACGCACCTTTAAATTGTTCTTTTACCATCATAGAAACTATTTAATTAAAGATTTTCTTTTTCTTGCAGTATTAGTATATCACACCTTGTTAACATATATACGTGCAGAGAGAAAACTTAACATTAAGTCAGAAGTTAAAATGATTGAATACTGAATATGATGAGTATGCAGAAAAGTTAATGTTTACCTTAGGTGGCTTAAAAGggtaatctggagggaaatggaTAGTAACTAGAAAGACCCCACCGGAATAAGGACTGTCGGGAGGACCCATGATTGTTGCTTGCCAGTGAAACATGTCTTCTCCCACGGGGCCTAAAATTAGAGTAACAAAACTTGGGTAAACCATAAATGAAACAACTTCCATCAAATGCATAGGTATCTAAAATCGTATATGTTTAGGTTAGAGGTATCGTAtacgaaaaaaaaaatgatgaactTTATGATTATTGTTTGCATGAAACCTGTTTCATCAGATGGGTGAATAATCTGAATGTATCATATACGTTTAGCTTAGAGGTAGAGATTCCAGCGCATTTAGTAATAGGAGGTCACTATCTTTTTTTTCGTCTCAAACAATTCAAGTGGGTCAAAGAAAACAATAGCTAAAAGTGAAAAGGGTCAAACGGGTCGAACGGGTTGGCTAAATAGCACATAGCATAAATCTTACTCTATATGCACCACAATCCCACATGCATTATTGCATAATAATGCCTGGATGACCGGGTCTTAAAAGTACCAGAAAAACACACCACGCAGAACAAGATACGATAAAAATTCAGTCATGTTAATCTGCAATATAACCAGCAACTATACAAGTTTGCTAATCATATCAAACGAACTGAATTGCTAAGAAAAGTACGTTCTGATGTTATATTGTTATAaaatagggctgcaaacgaaacAAACATTCggcgaacagtttgtgaaccgttcggtaggaagttcgtttgtgttcgttcgtttattaaacaaacaaacacaaacaagaaattccgttcgttcggttaaacgaacgaacatgaata
This genomic interval carries:
- the LOC110899557 gene encoding SUMO-conjugating enzyme UBC9 — encoded protein: MASKRILKELKDLQKDPPTSCSAGPVGEDMFHWQATIMGPPDSPYSGGVFLVTIHFPPDYPFKPPKVAFKTKVFHPNINSNGSICLDILKEQWSPALTISKVLLSICSLLTDPNPDDPLVPEIAHMYKTDRNKYETTARSWTQKYAMG